A part of Salmo salar chromosome ssa18, Ssal_v3.1, whole genome shotgun sequence genomic DNA contains:
- the LOC106578177 gene encoding equistatin: MAILTIILLVSTAFALGDAMIRPCEDARDAAKHGPPGAYVPTCDDNGQYTPEQCSGSTGYCWCVTSYGQKIQGTETPPGTAINC; this comes from the exons ATGGCGATATTGACCATCATTCTGCTTGTCAGCACAGCTTTTGCTCTGGGAG ATGCTATGATACGACCCTGTGAGGATGCTAGAGATGCCGctaaacatggcccacctggagCCTACGTCCCCACGTGTGACGACAATGGACAATACACCCCTGAGCAATGTTCGGGCTCTACAG GTTACTGTTGGTGTGTGACCAGCTACGGACAGAAGATCCAGGGTACAGAGACCCCACCAGGCACTGCTATCAACTGCTAG
- the LOC123728673 gene encoding ladderlectin-like translates to MTMLTSLLILSAAFALGDATELCPLVINWCLYPTLKYLGANLSSVHSSEEDEFLQALVLVKTVGFPPTWIGGFYSVKDRRWFWSDGSDFDHQNWAKGRPDAGAREACIHINFGGQKRWNNALCGRSLPSVCSLRLLPLRQTIH, encoded by the exons ATGACCATGTTGACTAGTCTTCTGATTCTCAGTGCTGCCTTTGCTCTAGGAGATGCAA CGGAACTGTGTCCCTTGGTGATAAACTGGTGTCTGTACCCAACGTTGAAGTACCTTGGCGCAAACCTGTCATCTGTGCACAGCTCCGAGGAGGATGAGTTTCTACAGGCGTTGGTCTTGGTCAAGACTGTTGGTTTCCCTCCTACCTGGATTGGCGGATTTTATTCTGTTAAG GACAGGCGGTGGTTCTGGAGCGATGGCTCCGACTTTGATCACCAGAACTGGGCAAAAGGAAGGCCTGATGCTGGTGCCAGAGAGGCCTGTATtcatatcaactttggag GTCAAAAGCGCTGGAACAATGCTTTATGTGGAAGGAGCTTGCCCTCGGTGTGCTCCCTGAGACTCCTGCCGCTTCGCCAGACTATACATTAA